The following proteins are co-located in the Trichormus variabilis 0441 genome:
- a CDS encoding dienelactone hydrolase family protein yields MQITKRNVELRVDDSLMRVYVASPKPAGVYPGIVFYSDIYQLGSPIIRLANYLAGFGYVVAAPEIFHRLEPIGLVIEPDDLGRMRGNDNARRTAIAEYDADSRAVIDFLKAESTVNADKIGTLGFCIGGHLAFRAAFETEVKASACCYPTGIPSGKLGKGVADTIHRVKEITGEILLVLGTLDPHIPESDRQILIKAIEDAKVPHKVVLYEAEHTFMRDDGYRYDSAATTSAWAEIVEFLGRVFAD; encoded by the coding sequence GTGCAAATCACTAAGCGCAATGTGGAGTTGAGAGTAGATGACAGTTTAATGCGTGTTTATGTCGCATCTCCAAAACCAGCAGGAGTTTATCCAGGTATTGTATTTTATAGTGATATTTATCAGTTAGGTAGCCCAATAATTCGTCTAGCTAACTACTTAGCTGGATTTGGTTACGTAGTAGCAGCACCAGAGATTTTTCATCGTCTTGAGCCAATTGGACTAGTAATTGAACCGGATGATCTTGGGAGAATGCGGGGTAATGATAATGCGCGACGAACTGCGATCGCTGAATATGATGCAGATTCTCGTGCTGTAATTGATTTTCTCAAAGCGGAAAGCACTGTTAATGCCGATAAAATTGGTACCCTTGGTTTTTGTATAGGTGGACACTTAGCCTTTCGTGCAGCTTTTGAAACCGAAGTTAAAGCCTCCGCCTGCTGCTACCCTACAGGGATTCCCAGTGGTAAGTTGGGTAAAGGAGTAGCGGATACTATCCACAGAGTCAAGGAAATCACAGGGGAAATATTGCTAGTACTGGGTACACTTGATCCTCACATACCAGAAAGCGATCGCCAAATTTTAATTAAAGCCATTGAAGATGCTAAAGTACCTCACAAAGTAGTTTTATATGAAGCAGAACATACCTTCATGCGCGATGACGGTTATCGCTACGATTCTGCTGCGACTACCTCTGCTTGGGCGGAAATAGTAGAATTTTTAGGACGTGTATTTGCTGATTAA
- a CDS encoding Fur family transcriptional regulator, translated as MQQQAISTKPIRSLEDALERCQLLGMRVSRQRRFILELLWQANEHLSAREIYDRLNQQGKDIGHTSVYQNLEALSTQGIIESIERCDGRLYGNISDSHSHVNCLDTNQILDVHIQLPEAFIQEVEQRTGVKITDYSINFYGYRHPQEEE; from the coding sequence ATGCAGCAACAGGCAATATCGACAAAACCAATTCGTTCTCTAGAAGATGCTCTTGAGCGTTGTCAGCTGTTGGGTATGCGCGTCAGTCGTCAGCGCCGTTTTATTCTGGAACTGCTGTGGCAAGCAAATGAGCATCTTTCTGCTAGAGAAATTTATGATCGCCTCAACCAACAAGGCAAAGACATTGGCCATACATCTGTATATCAAAACCTAGAAGCATTATCAACTCAAGGCATTATTGAGAGTATCGAACGTTGTGACGGGCGCTTATACGGTAATATTAGTGACTCTCACAGTCATGTTAATTGCCTAGATACTAACCAAATTTTGGATGTGCATATTCAACTTCCAGAGGCATTTATCCAAGAAGTTGAACAAAGAACGGGAGTGAAGATTACAGATTATAGTATCAACTTCTATGGATATCGGCATCCTCAAGAGGAAGAGTAG
- a CDS encoding IS5-like element ISAva5 family transposase, protein MTLHPRDMSQIPETTAQVARNSFPKGNIYMKMRDEIGVLYKDEDFVKLYRADCGQSGISAGQLALVTVMQFIEGLTDRQAADAVRGHIDWKYALSLELNDPGFDYSVLSEFRQRLIKAGRERELLNQMLARFQELGWLKNRGRVRTDSTHVLAAVRQLNRLELVGETLRHTLNDLAYFAPDWLKSRVDVDWFERYSLRFEQYRLPKSKAEREKLRRKIGEDGHHLLSALYADSTCNWLWQIPSVETLRIVWVQQYYIQLQQVYWREQDNLPPNRLQIESPYDVDARNSSKREINWTGYNLHLTEICHPILPNLIINVETSVATSADVEMTPVIHSRLNQNNLLPQEHVVDTGYVNAQNLVDSQSHFHVDLVGKVPPGTSWQATAQSGFEQNCFTIHWDLMRVDCPMGKQSKSWRTTVDSHDNPVVKIQFDKSDCSLCSSRSKCTRSKKLPRLLTLKPQELHLALHDARIRQKTESFQQIYHQRAGVEGLISQATGRYQLRRCRYIGLAKTLLQHVITAAAINFSRMWDWWQHVPRSQTRVSHFARIAPTAS, encoded by the coding sequence ATGACCCTGCACCCGCGTGATATGTCGCAGATTCCTGAAACAACAGCGCAAGTAGCCCGGAATTCATTTCCCAAAGGGAACATATATATGAAGATGCGGGATGAAATAGGAGTGTTATATAAGGATGAGGATTTTGTCAAACTTTACCGCGCAGATTGTGGTCAAAGTGGAATATCAGCAGGACAACTGGCATTAGTGACAGTAATGCAATTTATCGAAGGTTTAACGGATAGACAAGCGGCGGATGCAGTGAGGGGTCATATTGATTGGAAATACGCACTATCGTTGGAATTAAATGACCCAGGGTTTGATTATTCAGTACTTTCAGAATTTCGTCAGCGATTAATCAAAGCAGGACGAGAGCGAGAGTTACTCAACCAAATGCTAGCTCGTTTCCAAGAACTAGGTTGGCTCAAAAATCGCGGCCGTGTCAGAACTGATTCAACTCACGTATTAGCCGCAGTACGACAGTTAAATCGTTTGGAATTAGTGGGAGAAACTTTACGTCATACCTTAAATGACTTGGCTTATTTTGCCCCTGATTGGCTCAAATCGAGAGTTGACGTTGATTGGTTTGAACGTTACTCCCTGAGATTTGAGCAATACCGCTTGCCCAAATCAAAAGCCGAACGTGAGAAATTGAGGCGAAAAATTGGTGAGGATGGTCATCATTTGCTATCCGCTTTGTATGCAGACTCAACTTGTAATTGGCTGTGGCAGATTCCATCAGTGGAAACATTACGTATAGTTTGGGTGCAACAATACTATATTCAATTGCAACAAGTCTATTGGCGAGAACAAGATAACTTACCACCAAATAGACTACAGATTGAATCTCCTTACGATGTTGATGCACGCAATTCCAGCAAGCGAGAAATCAACTGGACTGGTTATAATCTGCATCTGACAGAAATTTGTCACCCCATACTGCCAAACTTAATTATCAATGTGGAAACGTCCGTGGCCACAAGTGCGGATGTTGAGATGACACCAGTAATTCATTCTCGTTTAAACCAGAACAATCTTTTGCCACAAGAACATGTTGTCGATACTGGCTATGTCAATGCTCAAAACTTAGTCGATAGTCAATCCCATTTTCATGTTGATTTAGTAGGAAAAGTTCCCCCCGGAACTAGTTGGCAAGCAACAGCACAATCCGGCTTTGAGCAAAATTGCTTCACTATTCATTGGGATTTGATGCGTGTTGATTGCCCAATGGGTAAACAAAGTAAGTCCTGGCGTACAACTGTCGATAGCCATGACAATCCAGTAGTCAAAATACAATTTGACAAATCCGATTGTTCGCTTTGTTCAAGTCGCTCAAAATGCACTCGCTCCAAAAAACTACCGCGTCTTCTGACCCTCAAACCACAGGAACTACATCTTGCATTACATGATGCTCGCATTCGCCAAAAAACTGAATCTTTTCAACAAATTTATCACCAACGTGCTGGCGTTGAAGGCTTGATTTCCCAAGCTACTGGTCGCTACCAATTACGCCGTTGTCGCTACATTGGTCTTGCCAAAACTCTCTTGCAGCATGTCATTACTGCTGCTGCTATCAACTTCAGTCGGATGTGGGATTGGTGGCAACATGTCCCACGCAGTCAGACTCGCGTTTCTCACTTTGCTCGAATTGCTCCCACTGCCTCATAG
- a CDS encoding Rieske 2Fe-2S domain-containing protein, which translates to MVNTNPTLEQILPGGSDPHSFDWHEAWYPVHYLEDLDKSKPTAFTLLGKDIVIWWDQQSQTWQAFEDQCPHRLAPLSEGRINEEGLLECPYHGWSFAGDGSCQRIPQQPEGGQAETSQRACVTSWLTTERQGMLFVYIGNPENAAKTKIPVVEPLEESPDGWVIINTFRDVPYDALTLLENILDPSHLAYTHHKTVGNRKNAAPLELEVVVSGKHGFKGVWHQSIKAGQSELSTTFVAPALMWHDINSERGRILTVVYATPIRKGECRLFARFPFKFPSKLPGIFIKLRPRWYYHLGQNGVLEDDQIFLHYQERYLQAKGGSPNFTKAFYLPTKADSFVFELRQWVNNYNAEPFPGQAFSQAIPKEQLLERYYSHTIKCASCRNALAKIQKLRLWSGVITVISLVSTPLITLFFDASSIPAILIETVTPITFAVIWRGLSKLEKQFYEGRIIPPRNLPNS; encoded by the coding sequence ATGGTTAACACTAACCCAACTTTAGAACAGATATTGCCAGGCGGTAGTGACCCTCATAGTTTTGATTGGCATGAAGCTTGGTATCCAGTCCACTACTTAGAAGATTTAGATAAATCGAAACCCACAGCTTTTACCTTATTAGGTAAAGATATTGTCATTTGGTGGGATCAGCAATCTCAGACTTGGCAAGCGTTTGAAGATCAATGTCCTCACCGTTTAGCACCACTTTCTGAAGGCAGAATTAATGAGGAAGGACTGTTAGAGTGTCCCTATCACGGTTGGAGTTTCGCTGGAGATGGCAGTTGTCAGCGCATACCTCAACAACCAGAAGGCGGACAAGCTGAGACTTCCCAGCGCGCCTGTGTAACATCTTGGCTGACCACAGAACGCCAAGGAATGTTATTTGTTTACATAGGCAACCCAGAAAACGCAGCCAAAACTAAAATTCCTGTAGTTGAACCATTAGAAGAATCTCCTGATGGTTGGGTCATCATAAATACGTTTAGAGATGTGCCTTATGATGCCCTCACACTTTTAGAAAACATACTCGACCCCAGTCATTTAGCCTACACCCATCACAAAACTGTAGGAAATCGGAAAAATGCTGCTCCCTTAGAACTAGAGGTAGTTGTATCTGGAAAACATGGTTTCAAAGGTGTTTGGCATCAAAGCATCAAAGCCGGACAATCAGAATTATCTACAACTTTCGTTGCACCAGCTTTAATGTGGCATGATATCAACAGCGAACGAGGACGCATCTTAACTGTTGTCTATGCTACACCTATTCGTAAAGGTGAGTGTCGTTTATTTGCTCGGTTTCCTTTTAAGTTTCCTTCCAAACTACCAGGGATTTTTATTAAATTAAGACCACGTTGGTACTATCATCTGGGACAAAATGGTGTTTTAGAAGACGACCAAATTTTTCTCCACTATCAAGAAAGATATCTCCAAGCCAAAGGGGGTAGTCCTAACTTTACAAAAGCGTTTTACCTACCAACCAAAGCTGACAGTTTTGTGTTTGAACTGCGCCAGTGGGTGAACAATTACAACGCTGAACCATTTCCAGGACAAGCTTTTTCGCAGGCCATACCCAAAGAACAACTCTTAGAAAGATACTATTCACACACAATAAAATGTGCCAGTTGTAGAAATGCTTTAGCTAAAATCCAGAAACTACGATTATGGAGTGGAGTAATTACAGTTATCTCATTGGTAAGCACTCCCTTAATCACACTATTTTTTGACGCGTCATCAATTCCGGCTATCCTCATTGAGACAGTCACACCAATTACTTTTGCAGTTATATGGCGGGGATTAAGCAAACTCGAAAAGCAGTTTTACGAAGGGCGAATTATCCCACCACGCAACTTACCTAACAGTTAA
- a CDS encoding DUF3685 domain-containing protein produces the protein MSDRPLKLLLVDQDPIFRLGLRVALEAMPNIEVVSEAPTDTAALQILAELAQINPNQVDLVILELGNSRSVDSQQQGLQLCQQLKATYPTLPTLLLSAIPDAGLIMAARAAGVRGYCPKGTPISQLVTVIEAVAAGNSYWLTETVNPEITPSIAAVAPRLPLAKWRQNLHISSVNYIDHALQEVTAQLQIPGLPILDRAVLAGKRRELLASRWLLNQVLILPQEKQQLPLTSSVAKSLPIVPPAIPTISASNSQQTSPSPPLLSPRALQTNLFASCINKLQFPLNNVSDSVLEIDIFREDKKRELLYLILQKLAQQLDALRNAQITVNQLGELQPIILHDLWQAVITEFFGKFSRVQVGKRNLEIVTVLLQNPEVVQTAILNKIPLGLELFSYLLLQTDLRIDHHTYPAGSSEANSHAEILLENLIIQVANAVVQPLLNYLADIEEIKQNFYVKSLMSTRELERFRNDLSWKYRLNNYVTEAKAIFESRYELLVFAPRGIAQISIYAPRNDELAQLSGVPLVVTLGLEFRDAIAPRLQSLLSVLGSGIVFVLTQIIGRGLGLIGRGILQGIGSVSFDKNFKRDSERPK, from the coding sequence ATGAGCGATCGCCCTTTAAAGTTATTATTAGTTGATCAAGACCCCATTTTCCGCCTGGGACTACGGGTAGCATTGGAAGCCATGCCTAACATAGAGGTGGTATCGGAAGCACCAACAGATACAGCAGCCTTACAAATACTTGCGGAACTGGCCCAAATTAACCCCAATCAAGTGGACTTGGTAATTTTAGAATTAGGGAATAGTCGCTCAGTTGATAGTCAACAGCAAGGGTTACAACTTTGCCAGCAACTCAAAGCTACATACCCCACACTACCAACTTTGCTCCTGAGTGCGATTCCAGATGCAGGACTAATCATGGCAGCGAGGGCTGCTGGTGTACGCGGTTACTGCCCTAAAGGTACTCCCATTTCGCAATTAGTCACCGTTATAGAAGCAGTTGCGGCTGGTAATTCCTACTGGTTGACTGAAACAGTAAACCCAGAAATTACTCCCTCTATTGCTGCGGTTGCGCCTCGTTTACCCTTGGCTAAGTGGCGGCAAAATTTACATATATCAAGTGTGAATTATATTGATCATGCGCTGCAAGAAGTCACAGCACAATTACAAATTCCTGGTTTACCAATATTAGATCGGGCAGTTCTAGCCGGGAAGCGAAGAGAACTTTTAGCAAGTCGCTGGTTGCTCAATCAGGTACTAATTTTACCTCAGGAAAAACAACAGCTACCGTTAACTTCCTCAGTTGCCAAATCTCTGCCCATAGTACCCCCAGCAATACCTACAATTAGCGCCTCAAACTCACAACAAACATCACCATCACCCCCGCTTCTGAGTCCCAGAGCCTTACAAACCAATTTATTTGCATCCTGTATTAATAAACTGCAATTTCCTTTAAACAATGTTTCAGATTCAGTTTTAGAAATTGATATCTTTCGGGAAGATAAAAAACGAGAACTTTTATATCTAATTCTGCAAAAACTCGCTCAACAATTAGATGCTTTGCGTAATGCCCAAATTACAGTTAATCAGTTGGGGGAATTACAGCCTATAATCTTGCATGATTTATGGCAAGCAGTAATTACAGAATTTTTTGGCAAGTTTTCTAGAGTGCAAGTAGGCAAGCGTAATTTAGAAATTGTCACGGTATTATTACAGAATCCCGAAGTTGTACAAACAGCAATTCTGAATAAAATTCCTTTAGGATTAGAATTATTTTCTTATCTATTATTGCAAACAGATTTAAGAATAGATCATCATACTTATCCAGCAGGTAGCTCTGAAGCCAACTCCCATGCAGAAATATTACTAGAAAATTTGATAATTCAGGTAGCTAATGCTGTAGTCCAACCACTATTAAATTATTTGGCAGACATAGAAGAAATTAAGCAAAATTTCTATGTTAAGTCTTTAATGTCTACACGAGAACTGGAACGTTTTAGAAATGATTTATCCTGGAAATATCGATTAAATAACTATGTAACTGAAGCCAAAGCAATTTTTGAAAGCCGCTACGAACTACTTGTGTTTGCACCCCGTGGTATTGCTCAGATTTCCATTTATGCTCCCCGTAACGACGAACTAGCACAATTGTCTGGAGTACCTTTAGTAGTCACGTTAGGTTTGGAATTTCGAGATGCGATCGCTCCTCGTTTACAATCATTATTATCTGTCTTAGGCAGTGGCATTGTCTTTGTGCTAACCCAAATCATTGGTCGAGGTTTAGGCTTAATTGGGCGGGGAATTTTGCAAGGTATTGGTAGCGTATCTTTTGACAAAAATTTTAAACGTGATAGTGAACGACCGAAGTAG
- a CDS encoding molybdenum cofactor guanylyltransferase — MNNLTAIVLAGGQSSRMGQDKALITVQGVPLLQFVCNIAASCAEIVYIVTPWPERYEHLVLPRCQFIPEAGTQGPLIGFAQGLAQVKSEWVLLLACDLPKLRVEVLQEWAANLDSVPEEAIATLPHHAKGWEPLCGFYRRRCSPPLLEFIHQGGRSFQQWLQHHSVQVLALPTPEILFNCNTPEDLAVIQGEFDDLSPNPSPTRRGA; from the coding sequence ATGAATAACTTAACTGCTATTGTTCTTGCAGGTGGTCAAAGTTCCCGTATGGGACAGGATAAAGCTTTGATAACTGTTCAAGGTGTGCCGTTGTTGCAATTTGTCTGTAACATTGCGGCCAGTTGTGCTGAAATTGTTTATATTGTCACTCCTTGGCCGGAACGCTATGAGCATTTAGTTTTACCGCGTTGTCAATTCATTCCAGAAGCGGGGACTCAGGGGCCTTTGATTGGCTTTGCTCAAGGGTTAGCTCAGGTAAAATCTGAGTGGGTATTACTTTTAGCTTGCGATTTACCTAAATTACGGGTTGAGGTTTTGCAAGAATGGGCTGCTAATCTTGATAGTGTACCAGAGGAAGCGATCGCCACATTGCCCCATCACGCCAAAGGCTGGGAACCTTTATGTGGTTTCTATCGCCGTCGCTGTTCACCGCCGTTATTAGAGTTTATCCATCAAGGTGGGCGCTCTTTTCAACAGTGGTTACAACATCATTCTGTACAAGTTTTAGCCCTACCAACCCCAGAGATATTATTCAACTGCAACACACCGGAAGATTTAGCTGTAATTCAAGGTGAGTTCGATGACCTCTCCCCAAACCCCTCTCCGACACGGAGAGGGGCTTAA
- a CDS encoding pentapeptide repeat-containing protein, whose product MNLSLRQWLAERQIEISDIKTFASGQLAGIAYRIVQDMELKSLMPLDICTLAEVLQLPLGTVEEEISVLASLSEHLLRHLSQKKALKRNEGTWLAFQIAYLLALEQVLLQEEQLKRPWLNRAKIPALATIIISDPQLQGLLKTLSPGKLTDTQAEQALISVADSLLVQQMNHATVAWLMANGAEELEAKLLTQRLDNSLPGYLIKIIAQNPAPLAQLQKFFRIGTLEDVLNIDLYKEKYRASLLQTLSTPLLMEYFALKNIYVPLSGVPQEPNDGQSIDLKIWVEKQLIDLETIAVIESEPGYGKTSFCQIWAAEVALKLYPHWLPILIRLRDIKYGKSLLETLNSGFTFNVHINLSAWLEQTNNRCVLLLDGLDELPSSHQGNRDKQIFIQQLLQFQSQEQHKIVLTSCSHTVEEITSEIPLQWRTIKIQPLEVNQLKQWFQQWALFQSLPISQNFFTFLKQAGLFANKSHLSELSHLVRQPLMLHLLGVFHRDGLLDDEILQKNAKFSLHWEIYSRLKRWLLGYPLTAGMRTMLLRPGTAHIHRTPEAITNLLGEYHPQDLIAQMQAIALKILHGDRHQVTLTGEFNTNTLPALYFRYCVSSQLPQANDKAQLTVKVEFSHSQIGEYLCAEAVATQLQRLTQCQEDVYGTETFIFNTPSSVAQHLYNLLGYGIITPEIEGLVIAALQTQQKPILLRRLESFWRGWCQGRWLDESIAHTALPYFHSLQNLVNVEQVNTNVGINVFLLLAAICRDIQVAFSPCGNPANVSEFYPQTMMMLLAKASFSGSNTLIKRICSQSLAKINLSGAFLSSVVLTGANLEQANLCDAVLVNANLAGANLNNANLAGANLAGANLTDVSLETVNLTNACLCDVPLTEAEREIAQFHGALFSLEQFQVVKSLLSKQYYLSISSTKEKTKFWNQNSLDTGLIESLEGEVIMPTILDHETYDETVFGKSEL is encoded by the coding sequence ATGAACCTCAGTCTCCGGCAATGGTTGGCAGAACGCCAGATAGAAATCAGCGATATAAAAACATTTGCTTCTGGGCAACTGGCAGGTATTGCCTATCGTATCGTTCAGGATATGGAACTTAAAAGCCTGATGCCGTTGGATATTTGTACGTTAGCAGAAGTGCTGCAATTACCATTAGGCACAGTCGAGGAAGAAATTTCTGTGCTTGCTTCTTTAAGCGAACATCTTCTCCGTCACCTCAGCCAAAAAAAAGCCCTCAAACGTAATGAAGGTACTTGGTTAGCATTCCAAATTGCTTACCTATTGGCGTTAGAACAAGTTTTACTCCAAGAAGAACAATTAAAAAGACCTTGGCTAAATCGTGCCAAAATACCTGCACTAGCCACAATAATTATCTCAGATCCTCAACTCCAAGGATTATTAAAAACTCTCTCCCCTGGTAAATTAACTGATACTCAAGCCGAACAAGCGCTGATTTCCGTGGCAGATTCATTACTAGTACAACAAATGAATCATGCTACTGTAGCCTGGTTAATGGCCAATGGTGCGGAGGAGTTAGAAGCTAAATTATTAACTCAGCGTTTAGATAATTCTCTCCCCGGATACCTGATAAAAATCATTGCTCAAAACCCTGCACCTTTAGCTCAGCTACAAAAATTTTTCCGGATAGGAACTTTAGAAGATGTTTTAAATATTGACTTATATAAAGAGAAGTATCGCGCTAGTTTGCTGCAAACTCTCAGTACACCATTATTGATGGAATATTTTGCCCTGAAGAATATTTATGTCCCTTTATCTGGTGTACCTCAAGAACCTAATGATGGACAGTCTATTGATTTAAAAATATGGGTAGAAAAACAACTTATTGATTTAGAAACTATTGCTGTAATTGAATCAGAACCTGGTTATGGTAAAACTAGTTTTTGTCAGATTTGGGCGGCAGAAGTAGCATTAAAGCTTTATCCTCATTGGCTGCCCATACTGATTCGGTTGCGGGATATTAAATATGGTAAAAGTTTACTGGAAACCCTCAATTCTGGTTTTACATTCAATGTTCATATCAACTTATCCGCTTGGTTAGAGCAAACAAATAATCGGTGTGTTTTATTACTAGATGGATTAGATGAACTTCCCTCTTCTCATCAGGGAAATAGAGATAAACAAATTTTTATTCAACAGTTACTCCAATTTCAATCCCAAGAACAACATAAAATTGTCTTGACTAGTTGCTCTCACACAGTAGAGGAAATTACTTCAGAAATCCCCCTCCAATGGCGGACTATTAAAATTCAACCTTTAGAAGTAAACCAGTTAAAACAATGGTTTCAACAATGGGCATTATTCCAGTCGTTACCCATTTCCCAAAACTTTTTTACATTCTTAAAACAAGCAGGATTATTTGCTAATAAGTCTCACTTATCTGAACTATCTCATTTAGTACGTCAACCATTAATGTTGCATTTATTGGGTGTTTTCCACCGCGACGGACTATTAGATGATGAAATATTGCAAAAAAATGCCAAGTTTTCTCTCCATTGGGAAATTTACTCTCGCCTAAAACGATGGTTGCTGGGGTATCCGTTGACTGCGGGAATGAGGACAATGCTATTACGTCCGGGAACTGCTCATATTCACCGTACACCAGAAGCAATCACCAATTTACTAGGAGAATACCATCCCCAAGACCTGATTGCACAAATGCAGGCGATCGCTCTCAAAATTTTACATGGCGATCGTCATCAAGTTACCTTAACTGGAGAATTCAATACAAACACTCTCCCGGCTTTATATTTCCGTTATTGTGTTAGCAGTCAGTTGCCACAAGCTAATGACAAAGCACAACTAACAGTTAAAGTAGAGTTTTCCCACTCACAAATCGGTGAATATCTCTGTGCTGAAGCTGTAGCAACCCAACTGCAAAGGCTAACCCAGTGCCAAGAAGATGTTTACGGAACAGAAACGTTTATTTTCAATACTCCTAGCAGTGTTGCCCAGCATCTCTACAATTTACTAGGCTACGGCATTATTACACCAGAAATTGAGGGATTAGTCATCGCCGCATTACAAACCCAGCAAAAACCTATTTTATTACGACGACTAGAATCTTTTTGGCGTGGTTGGTGTCAAGGACGTTGGTTAGATGAAAGCATTGCCCACACAGCACTACCCTATTTTCACAGCTTACAAAATCTTGTGAATGTTGAGCAGGTGAATACAAATGTGGGAATAAATGTATTTTTATTGCTAGCTGCAATTTGTCGAGACATTCAAGTTGCTTTTAGTCCTTGTGGTAATCCAGCAAATGTCAGTGAGTTTTACCCCCAAACAATGATGATGTTGTTAGCTAAAGCCTCTTTTTCTGGAAGTAACACTCTCATAAAGCGCATCTGTTCCCAATCTTTAGCTAAAATCAACCTTTCAGGGGCTTTTTTATCGTCAGTCGTCCTGACTGGCGCAAATCTTGAACAAGCAAATTTATGCGATGCTGTATTGGTGAATGCAAATTTAGCTGGTGCTAACTTAAATAACGCAAATTTAGCTGGTGCTAACTTAGCCGGCGCAAATCTCACCGATGTCAGCTTGGAAACCGTCAATCTTACCAATGCTTGTTTATGTGATGTTCCCCTCACGGAGGCTGAAAGAGAAATTGCCCAATTCCACGGCGCATTATTTTCTCTAGAACAATTTCAAGTAGTGAAAAGTTTATTATCCAAGCAATATTACCTTAGTATTTCTAGTACCAAAGAGAAAACTAAGTTTTGGAATCAAAATAGTCTCGATACCGGCTTAATTGAAAGCTTGGAAGGTGAAGTAATTATGCCTACAATTTTAGATCACGAGACCTATGATGAGACGGTTTTTGGTAAAAGTGAGTTATAA